The sequence below is a genomic window from Candidatus Eisenbacteria bacterium.
GTCGTAGATGTCGATCGGATAGGTGAGGAAGAGATGCTCCTTGGCGCGCGTGACCGCAACGTAGAGCAGGCGCCGCTCCTCCTCGACCTCCCCGTCGTCACGCAGATTGTAGAGGGACGGGAAGCGTCCGTCGACCATGCCGATGACGAAGACCGCCCGCCACTCGAGTCCCTTGGCGGAGTGGATGGTCGAGAGCGTGAGCAGCCCCTCGTCGATCTCCGCGGCCAGCACGTCGCCGACGCTGTCGGACGGCGGCTCGAGGGCCATGTCGGCGAGCAGCGAGGCCAGGCTCCGGTAGCGCGCGGCGATGGTGAGGAAGTGCTCCAGATCCTTCTCGCGCTTGGGATAGTCCTCGGGGTGGAGGTGGCGGAGCATCGGTGCGTAGAAGCCGACCACGGCCGCGACCTTGTCGGCGACCGGGACGGCCTCCGATCCGACCTCGACCAGCAGCGTGGCCAGGCGCGCGAGGTCCTTCGAGTACGCCCCCTTGCGCGGGAAGGAGCCGATCAGCTCGACGGCGGCGGCGAGATCGGTCGCCGGCGCGAGGTGCTTGAAGACGTCGCCCGCCGTCTTCGGGCCGAGCCCGTCGAGCAGCAGGAGCACGCGATGCCAGGAGACGGCGTCGCGTGGGTTCGCCACCACGCGCAGGTGCGCCAGCACGTCCTTCACGTGCGCGGTCTCGATGAACTTGAAGCCGCCGCGCTTGACGAACGGGATGTCCACCTTCTGCAGCTCGAGCTCGAGGTCGAAGGAGTGGTAGCTCGAGCGGAAGAGCACCGCGATGTCGTCGAGCGAGACGCCCTCCTCGCGCAGGTCGAGGATCCGCTGGGCGACGAACCGCGACTGCGCGCGCTCGTCGCCGCACTGCACGAGCAGCGGCGGCTGATCGCCGGCGGTGCGCGCGCGCAGGATCTTGGTGTGCTTCTCGCGGGCACGGTCGATGATGGCGTTCGCGAGCCCGAGGATGGGCGACGTCGAGCGGTAGTTCTCCTCGAGCTTCACGAGCCGCGTCCCCGGGAAGAGCTGCTCGAAGTCCATGATGTTGCGGAAGTCCGCGCCCCGGAACGAGTAGATGCTCTGGCTGTCGTCCCCGACCGCCATGACGTTGTCGTGCGTGACGGCGAGCCCGCGGACGATCTCCGCCTGGAGGCGGTTCGTGTCCTGGTACTCGTCGACCATGACGTAGCGGTACGTGCGCGAGAGCTGCTCGGCCACGTCGCGATGGCCGTGCAGGAGGTCGCGCAGGAGCACCAGCAGGTCGTCGTAGTCGACGAGCCCCTGGTCGCGCTTGTAGTCGCGGTAGGCGCGCTCGAGGCGCACGAGGTCGTCCAGGTGGTCGGCCAGATGCCCGTACGTCGTCTCGATCAGGTCGGGCACCGTCGTGCTCTTGTTCACCGCCATGCTGAAGACTTCCAGGATGGCGGCCTTGCGCGGGAAGCGGCGCTCCTTGCGATCGAGGCCGGCACGGGCCCGCAGGAGGTTCACGACGTCCTCGGAATCGCTGCGATCGAGGATGGTGAAGCCGGGGGCGACCCCGACCGCCCGCCCCGTGCGACGCAGGACCAGGTTCGCGAACGAGTGGAACGTGCCGCCCGCCACGTGCTCGCACGACGCGCCGACGAGCACCGCCGCCCGC
It includes:
- a CDS encoding ATP-dependent helicase, translating into TYTLRSRPDTRETVRYRIDYAGELNPSQLEAATTLQGPVLVIAGAGSGKTRTLVYRVARLVESGINPAQVLLLTFTRKAAEEMLRRAAVLVGASCEHVAGGTFHSFANLVLRRTGRAVGVAPGFTILDRSDSEDVVNLLRARAGLDRKERRFPRKAAILEVFSMAVNKSTTVPDLIETTYGHLADHLDDLVRLERAYRDYKRDQGLVDYDDLLVLLRDLLHGHRDVAEQLSRTYRYVMVDEYQDTNRLQAEIVRGLAVTHDNVMAVGDDSQSIYSFRGADFRNIMDFEQLFPGTRLVKLEENYRSTSPILGLANAIIDRAREKHTKILRARTAGDQPPLLVQCGDERAQSRFVAQRILDLREEGVSLDDIAVLFRSSYHSFDLELELQKVDIPFVKRGGFKFIETAHVKDVLAHLRVVANPRDAVSWHRVLLLLDGLGPKTAGDVFKHLAPATDLAAAVELIGSFPRKGAYSKDLARLATLLVEVGSEAVPVADKVAAVVGFYAPMLRHLHPEDYPKREKDLEHFLTIAARYRSLASLLADMALEPPSDSVGDVLAAEIDEGLLTLSTIHSAKGLEWRAVFVIGMVDGRFPSLYNLRDDGEVEEERRLLYVAVTRAKEHLFLTYPIDIYDRSTGMVLGKPSRFVDGLPATLLPGLQVVEEEYEWG